One region of Niallia sp. Man26 genomic DNA includes:
- a CDS encoding DUF1385 domain-containing protein, which yields MNYGGKALFNGVKFHSKNVSVKSIRKDGKITTTHQIKGREEEDIDDFDIDKYLKRVPIVRGMWFFITSFLDTWKSFLSILAFGFTFLFVMSKGSWSIGGLSAAEIETAVILLIILYLLIYKLTPLGKYHAAEHMAANCFNRREDLTLKNVQSQSRISEDCHLNLVIFIALFSVTVWLIPYSNQIDGIVVFFVVLALAYELYIIRNKHVKKLLRPIYFIGYGLQYLLFTTKPAAEHLETAIQSLKKMAALQESMDKEEAAKKGTEIVFHPAK from the coding sequence ATGAACTATGGAGGAAAAGCGCTTTTTAATGGCGTAAAGTTTCATTCAAAAAATGTTAGTGTTAAATCAATCCGAAAAGATGGCAAGATTACGACAACCCACCAAATAAAGGGGAGGGAAGAAGAGGATATAGATGACTTTGATATCGATAAATATTTAAAAAGAGTGCCGATAGTCAGAGGTATGTGGTTTTTCATCACATCATTCCTTGATACATGGAAGTCGTTTTTGTCTATATTAGCTTTTGGGTTTACGTTTCTTTTTGTCATGTCCAAAGGAAGCTGGTCAATCGGAGGTTTAAGTGCAGCAGAGATCGAAACAGCAGTTATACTACTTATAATTTTATACTTACTGATCTACAAGCTCACACCGCTCGGAAAGTACCATGCTGCCGAACATATGGCAGCCAACTGTTTTAATAGAAGAGAAGACCTTACATTAAAAAATGTGCAAAGCCAGTCCCGCATCAGTGAAGACTGCCATTTGAATCTTGTCATTTTTATTGCGCTCTTCAGTGTAACGGTTTGGCTTATTCCCTATTCTAATCAAATCGACGGTATTGTTGTGTTTTTCGTTGTACTGGCACTTGCATATGAGCTGTACATCATCCGAAACAAGCATGTGAAGAAGCTGTTGAGACCGATTTATTTTATCGGATATGGTCTGCAGTACCTTCTTTTCACAACGAAACCTGCCGCAGAACATCTTGAAACAGCTATTCAGTCACTAAAGAAAATGGCTGCACTCCAAGAAAGCATGGACAAAGAGGAAGCCGCTAAGAAGGGAACTGAAATAGTGTTTCATCCAGCTAAATAA